From the Musa acuminata AAA Group cultivar baxijiao chromosome BXJ3-7, Cavendish_Baxijiao_AAA, whole genome shotgun sequence genome, one window contains:
- the LOC135642161 gene encoding protein KINASE OF THE OUTER CHLOROPLAST MEMBRANE 1-like translates to MAGQVAASQPTESFEYMLLEGDPYHLRPVVSTTTQNIPWIEPNVLKLKHRIGRGPFGDVCIATHHQSTNDYEHYHEVAIKMLFPIKDDQIQTCLSKFDEVFSKCQGLENVCLLDGVSLQNGRVCIAMKYYEGSIGDKMARQKGGKLSLSDVLRYSADLAQGVLELHRRGFLLLNLKPCNFLLDDHDRAVIGDFGIPFLLHGFSLPCSDLVQRLGTPNYMAPEQWEPSINGPISFETDSWGFGCSIVEMLSGIQPWHGRSPDEIYQLVVIKKEKPKIPHGLPPKMEDILHGCFEDDFRNRPLMKDILRAFKSCDGATCSESDADHLMAEKSSHINYTNWSLLKDQLLVGDTVRSRKPTNSCKPESMEIPEGTIVGKETHADSDGFILVRVHGVYNPLRVHCSMVQRVTNGFVAGDWVRVMTDDKKQSPVGILHNIERDGRVTVGFIGMDTLWKGHYSELQIAESYCVGQFLRVKAGISCPRFEWPHNHRGERATGRISQIHPNGCLVVKFPGKFSFGEATSFLADPSEMEVVSFKTCEGLAKKYQHLEDIHWAVRPLVIALGLFTALKVGVFIGKSMGKSRRKKVGKVVNISGQVEEQQQDGQNGSNSVWLPHPVANILFGDAVPAR, encoded by the exons ATGGCTGGACAAGTTGCTGCCTCACAACCCACTGAATCATTTGAATACATGCTGCTTGAGGGAGATCCATATCATTTAAGGCCTGTTGTATCTACAACAACTCAGAATATCCCATGGATCGAGCCCAATGTGCTGAAGTTGAAGCATAGGATAGGGCGAGGTCCTTTTGGCGATGTATGTATTGCAACTCATCACCAAAGTACCAATGATTATGAACACTATCATGAAGTTGCTATCAAAATGTTATTTCCCATTAAGGATGACCAGATTCAGACTTGTTTGTCCAAGTTCGATGAAGTATTCTCCAAGTGCCAAGGGCTAGAAAATGTTTGTCTTCTTGATGGTGTTTCACTTCAAAATGGAAGA GTCTGCATTGCTATGAAATATTATGAGGGATCAATTGGTGATAAGATGGCTCGTCAAAAGGGTGGTAAACTTTCACTATCTGATGTCTTAAG GTATAGTGCTGATTTGGCTCAGGGAGTGTTGGAACTCCACAGGAGAGGGTTTCTTCTGCTCAACCTTAAGCCTTGCAACTTTCTTCTTGATGACCATGATCGGGCAGTGATAGGGGACTTTGGAATTCCATTTTTACTCCATGGATTTTCACTACCATGTTCAGACCTAGTTCAGAGGCTTGGTACTCCAAACTACATGGCTCCTGAACAATGGGAACCAAGCATCAATGGTCCTATCTCATTTGAAACTGATTCATGGGGATTTGGATGTAGCATTGTTGAGATGCTAAGTGGCATACAACCATGGCATGGTAGGTCACCTGATGAAATTTATCAACTAGTTGTCATAAAGAAAGAAAAGCCAAAAATTCCTCATGGCTTACCTCCAAAAATGGAAGATATCCTTCATGGatgctttgaggatgatttccgaAATCGCCCTTTGATGAAAGATATTTTACGCGCATTCAAAAG TTGTGATGGTGCTACTTGTAGTGAGAGTGATGCTGACCACCTGATGGCAGAAAAGTCAAGCCACATTAATTACACCAATTGGTCACTCCTGAAGGACCAACTCCTAGTGGGTGACACGGTCCGTTCTAGGAAGCCTACAAActcatgcaaaccagagagcatggAGATCCCAGAGGGAACCATTGTTGGCAAGGAAACCCATGCGGATAGTGATGGTTTCATTCTTGTCAGGGTTCATGGAGTCTACAATCCGCTTAGAGTTCACTGCTCCATGGTGCAGAGGGTCACGAATGGCTTTGTTGCCGGTGACTGGGTACGGGTGATGACTGATGACAAGAAGCAGTCTCCAGTGGGCATTCTCCATAATATAGAGCGTGATGGAAGGGTAACAGTTGGCTTTATTGGAATGGACACTCTTTGGAAGGGGCACTATTCAGAGCTTCAAATTGCTGAATCCTACTGCGTTGGCCAGTTTTTGAGGGTGAAAGCAGGCATCTCCTGTCCCAGGTTCGAATGGCCACACAACCACAGAGGAGAAAGGGCGACTGGTAGGATCTCACAGATTCATCCAAATGGATGCCTTGTGGTTAAATTTCCAGGCAAGTTTAGCTTTGGAGAAGCTACAAGCTTTCTTGCAGACCCTTCAGAGATGGAAGTAGTAAGCTTCAAGACATGTGAGGGGTTGGCAAAGAAGTACCAGCACCTTGAAGATATCCACTGGGCTGTGAGGCCATTAGTTATTGCATTGGGGTTGTTCACAGCATTGAAGGTGGGGGTCTTCATTGGAAAAAGCATGGGCAAGTCGAGGAGAAAGAAGGTTGGTAAAGTTGTTAACATCTCAGGACAGGTAGAGGAACAGCAGCAGGACGggcagaatggctccaattcagtTTGGCTTCCTCATCCGGTGGCAAATATCCTCTTTGGAGATGCTGTTCCTGCTAGATAA
- the LOC103973598 gene encoding LOW QUALITY PROTEIN: nuclear matrix constituent protein 1 (The sequence of the model RefSeq protein was modified relative to this genomic sequence to represent the inferred CDS: inserted 4 bases in 3 codons; deleted 1 base in 1 codon; substituted 5 bases at 5 genomic stop codons): MREAAAFAAPLCGARLTAFRIRCASHNFHATLSQRQRFVLIHKCQKRVNSVPFVISSMLKKVKSDLSNGDSGTTEPDILLEKLFEKTQKLEMMSSDSHLSEDSEQGLNLEISETDVEAAFSTLWKKEEDLKNAEWRVLQKLDQTKQDLEWWEKDFAATFAKQKQMEKELNKAHDDLIFQFRQIEELXVVVEEQGNEIAXISLLLFQKEHELGELQKDVIKKDEEARLLRSELEFRDQIICEANSLIKDQETKIKDYQKDVEEKEQDLSNXQRRLELRKTERERLEGMEAELEKKTLEWSLAKNELRKLXEAAPKDISDMKEASGDYIRIRSLLAAVRSELVYSQESLSLSRKEMTDETLQFERQAAELSEQKLLLESXSEKLKIAYLEVKSXRNKLRTAYVQCEELETHLSVSRKATEHLEERLTRERALLEQKTQEIVLLQNEIGQKEQEYSDARKLLQVKESELVEARLQIQHMKSEMASLQLILQEKDAELIESGRKLVEVNHDILELQRLKNSKEEQLIQTTIKLQEKEEHIQTMKHELGDAKLKFSEATSIIEGIVQLTNNLVGSVKNGKXGHNTSFRNHSLETELEVVKESLMKKEIELLASQRPLVVKEEKFRXVLRRLEITEKEMENMKKLMEDASGLVEGYGLAQERNGDPSLGALPIEKLQLKAVMLEAEATTSALQKLADMTHELMKETESYELGFDAPTPLTGAEQMFDNSAMSSNRRIEGLNEAKKEVVRLFALTEKLVTEAGMSHADLQP, translated from the exons AATTTTCATGCAACTCTCAGCCAGAGACAGAGATTTGTATTGATTCATAAATGTCAGAAGAGAGTGAATTCTGTCCCATTTGTCATCAGTTCAATGTTGAAGAAGGTAAAGTCTGATTTGAGTAATGGTGACTCTGGTACAACTGAACCTGATATTCTGTTGGAGAAATTATTTGAAAAGACGCAGAAATTAGAAATGATGAGTAGCGATTCTCATCTTTCTGAGGATTCTGAACAAGGTCTGAACCTTGAAATATCGGAGACTGATGTTGAAGCTGCATTTTCAACTTtatggaagaaggaagaagacctCAAGAATGCTGAGTGGAGAGTGTTGCAAAAGTTGGATCAGACAAAGCAAGACTTGGAGTGGTGGGAAAAAGACTTTGCTGCTACATTTGCGAAGCAAAAACAAATGGAGAAAGAACTAAATAAAGCTCATGATGATCTCATTTTTCAGTTCAGGCAGATCGAGGAACTGTAGGTTGTCGTTGAAGAGCAAGGCAATGAAATTG AGATCAGTCTTTTACTTTTCCAAAAGGAGCATGAACTGGGTGAACTCCAAAAAGATGTAataaaaaaggatgaagaagccaGGCTGCTGAGATCAGAACTTGAGTTTAGAGATCAGATCATATGTGAGGCCAATTCACTAATTAAAGATCAAGAGACAAAGATTAAAGATTATCAGAAAGATGTTGAGGAAAAAGAACAAGATTTATCTAATTAGCAAAGAAGACTTGAATTGAGAAAAACTGAACGAGAGAGGCTAGAAGGTATGGAGGCTGAGCTTGAAAAGAAGACTTTAGAATGGTCATTAGCAAAGAATGAGTTAAGGAAACT AGAGGCTGCACCAAAGGACATAAGTGATATGAAAGAGGCTTCAGGAGACTACATAAGAATAAGATCACTTCTTGCTGCTGTAAGGTCTGAACTGGTCTATTCACAGGAATCTCTTTCTTTATCTCGAAAAGAGATGACAGATGAAACACTTCAAtttgaaagacaagcagcagaacTCAGTGAACAAAAACTTTTACTGGAGTCGTAGTCTGAAAAATTGAAAATTGCTTATTTGGAAGTTAAGAGTTAAAGAAACAAGTTGAGAACTGCATATGTTCAGTGTGAAGAACTTGAAACACACTTATCAGTTAGTAGGAAAGCGacagaacatctagaagagagattAACAAGAGAGAGAGCTTTACTAGAACAGAAAACACAAGAGATAGTATTACTTCAAAATGAGATTGGACAGAAAGAACAGGAGTATAGTGACGCTCGCAAACTTCTTCAGGTAAAGGAGTCTGAACTTGTAGAAGCCAGACTTCAAATTCAGCACATGAAATCTGAGATGGCCTCTCTTCAGCTTATTTTGCAAGAAAAAGATGCTGAGCTCATTGAATCTGGGAGAAAATTGGTGGAGGTTAACCATGACATATTGGAGCTACAAAGACTAAAAAACAGCAAAGAGGAGCAGCTTATCCAAACTACCATAAAGCTGCAGGAGAAGGAAGAACATATCCAGACAATGAAGCATGAGTTGGGTGATGCAAAATTGAAGTTTTCTGAAGCTACATCTATTATAGAAGGAATAGTTCAATTGACTAACAATCTTGTTGGTTCTGTCAAAAATGGAA ATGGGCACAACACTAGTTTCAGGAATCATAGTCTGGAAACTGAGCTTGAGGTAGTGAAGGAATCTCTGATGAAAAAGGAGATAGAACTTCTTGCTTCTCAGAGACCTCTGGTTGTCAAAGAAGAAAAGTTTAGATAAGTTCTTAGAAGGCTGGAAATAACGGAAAAGGAAATGGAGAACATGAAAAAGTTGATGGAAGATGCCAGTGGCCTGGTGGAAGGTTATGGCCTTGCCCAGGAGAGAAATGGGGATCCAAGTCTGGGGGCATTGCCAATTGAAAAGCTTCAGCTCAAGGCAGTCATGTTAGAAGCTGAAGCCACAACATCTGCTCTGCAAAAGCTTGCCGATATGACCCATGAGCTCATGAAAGAAACAGAGAGTTATGAACTT GGCTTTGATGCTCCTACACCATTAACAGGTGCAGAGCAAATGTTTGACAACTCTGCTATGAGTTCCAACAGGAGAATAGAGGGTCTCAACGAGGCTAAGAAAGAAGTGGTCCGCCTTTTTGCTTTGACAGAGAAACTAGTTACGGAGGCTGGAATGTCTCATGCAGATCTGCAGCCGTGA